The genomic DNA ACCTGTGAGTGCTGCTTTTACAGCAATCTCAGCTGTTTCGTAATCTCTTATTTCTCCAATCATTAAAATATCAGGGTCTTGTCTTAAATAAGATTTTAAAATAGTTGAGAAATCCAGAGAGTTTTTTATAAATTGTACCTGATTAATACCCTCTATTTCATATTCAACTGGGTCTTCAACAGTAGATATGTTAACACTCGGATTATTTAATTTTTTTAAGATAGAATATATTAAACTAGTTTTTCCAGAGCCTGTAGGACCACTAGACAAAATAATTCCGTTTTGTCTGTAGATAAGTTTAAGAATTTTATTATATTCTGAAGGTGAAAATCCTAGATGTTCTAGTTCAAAATTAACTATCTCTTTATTTAAAATTCTAATAACTGCCTTTTCTCCGGTAATTAATGGAACTATAGATACTCTAAAATCAATAGTTTTATCTTCAATTTGGAATTTAAATTTCCCATCTTGTGGTGTTTTGTGTTCTGTAATATCTAAGTGTGATATTATTTTTAATCGTGAAATAAAACTTGTATGAAGTGAAATATCAAAACTTTCTTTTGTATATAAAATTCCATCTATTCTATAGCGAACTCTTGTTTTCTTTTGTAGAGGTTCAATGTGGATATCACTTGCCTTTAGTTTGACACCTTGCAAAATAATAGCACTTAACCCTTTTACAACAATAGGATTATTAGAATTTAGGGAATTTTCTATTTTTATATCTTGGGATTTTATAGAATTGGTAGAGGTTGAAATATGAAGTTCTTTAAAAATATTTTTAAGCTTTTTAGAACTATTATTCATACTTCCTCCTTTACAATATAAAAAGAATTTAAATTAGAAGAGGTAGATAAAATTACATAGCTAGTAAAATAGTATGATCCTACATTTATAGTAACTTTTACAATATTTTGTTCTTTAGGTTCACCATAGGTAAATATACTTAAAAAGAAAATAAGTACAAAAAATAATTTCATATTATTCCTCTTTCCAAAATAAATTATCTTTATTCCAACTTTGGTGATATTTGACAATATCCCTATAAGAAGCTGATTTATCTCCCTTATTATAGTAGATATTTATTTTCAAGTATTTGATAATTTCAAATCCATAAAAAGAGATTCTGTATTTTGCTATATTGTCATATCCAAAAATATAAGTACTAAATGAAGGAGTAACATTGCCATTTTCAGTAATAGTTGCAATAAATATATCTTGTTTATCTCTATTGAAAATAGTTGTGTAATTTAATTTGTTTGGAAGTTGTAAAATCTCAATAGGTTTAAAATTATATTTAGAGATATAAATCTTTTTCTCAAGGTAATTTAGCTTGATTATATATTTTTGTTTTTCATAAAAGGCTTTGGTTCTATAAGTAGAAAAAGTTTCATAAATTATAATTTTAGCCTCTTTTATCTCCTTTTTTTCATTTTGTTTTGTTATATGTATAAAGCCAATATTTATTAAAATTAAAAATATACAAATCTTAACTATTATATCTGTTAAATAGAAACCTTTGTTATTTTTCATACACATTATATTATATTTAATGCTATTATATAGCTTTTAATTTTAAAGTTCTAACCGAAATAGGACATAAGAAATATAACAAATTAATGGCAAAAAAAGCTAAAGTGCTGTATAATTTAATATAGAGAATTAAGATTGGAGGAAGTTATGATTTTAGCACGAAATAAAAAAGCATTTTTTGATTATTTTATAGAAGATAAAGTAGAAGCTGGAATTGAACTTGTAGGTAGTGAAGTTAAATCTGCTAAAGCTGGTAGATTGAGTATAAAAGAAGCATTTGTAAGAATAATAAATGGAGAAATTTTTATAATGGGAATGTCAATTGTTCCTTGGAATTTTGGAAGTGTTTATAATCCAGAAGAAAGAAGAGTAAGAAAACTTTTATTACATAAAAAAGAGATATCTAAACTTCATGAAAAGGTAAGTCAAAAAGGATATACTATAGTTCCAATAGATGTACATCTATCAAAGGGATATGTAAAAATAACAATTGCAGTAGCAAAAGGAAAGAAAAATTATGACAAAAGAGAAGCTATTGCGAAAAGAGAAACTGAAAGAAAGATTGATAGATTGGTTAAATATAACTAGAAAAAAAAGAAAATTTGTGTTATACTAGAATATACAATTTAATATGGGGATGCAAAGGTTTCGACGGGATTGCGAGGTTATAGGTAGCAGGCCAGGCTGACCGCTGTGAGAGGTCAACTCATCGTTTAGATGGAAACAGAAATTACGCTTTAGCTGCTTAATTAGTCAGCTCACTTCTGATTGCTCTCTTCTGTAGGAGCATTCAACCGAAGTGTCACTTATTTACAGATTACCTCCAGTGATTTCTCTAAGCTGTAGGGACATTTCAGAGGATAGCTTTAATCAGCCCTGTCTGTGGGAGTGATTATTGCGAAACAAAATAGCAGACTAAGCTTGTAGAAGCTTATGGCGCTTGTAGTTTCGGACACGGGTTCGATTCCCGTCATCTCCACCAATATATTTATCTTATAATAATTTTTTAAATGTAGATCATCTTCTAGATTAGAATCCTAATTTAGTAAGATGATTTTTTTATGCGTAAAAATAAAAAAATACCCTCTTTACTGTTTGTCCAGTAAAAGGGGTACGCAGTTACACCAACCTTTTTTATTTACAGATATAAGATTTAAATATAACACTCCACATAGGGATAGTTAAAATTGATAAAACGGTGCTAAATATAATAACTTTACTTGCAAAAATATAATCACCATCATATTTTGAAGCTAATATTGCTGTTGTACTTCCAGCAGGCATTCCACTTAAAATTGCGATTACACTGACACTTAGAGGATCAAGTCTAGCTAAAGAGCATATAATCATTGAAAAAAATGGAATAATTATTAGCCGTATAACTGTATATTTAAGAAGAAGTTTAGAGAAAATAGAACGAATATTTGACATTTCTCCAAGCATAGTTCCTATTAAAATCATAGATGTTGTCAATGTGCAGCCACCTATTGTTTTTATAGAATAGTTAATAGGACCTGGAATATCAAAAGGAAGAAACATTTTCAATATTCCAATATATACAGCAACAATACAAGGGTGTAGAGCGACTCTTTTAAATACTTTTCCAAATGAATCTTTTTTAGTAAAACATGAAATACCAGATGACCACATTACAATTCTTTGAGGAACCATAGCAATAGAAGCATACATAACTCCTTCTAAACCAAATATTTCATCAACTATAGGTAGACCTAGAAAAGCGGCATTTGAACAGATAGTTGCATACTCAAGAACTTTTCTTTTTCTTTCTTCTACATCACGAAAAGCATATTTACTCAAAATCATACAAACAATTTGAGTAAGTGTAGCAAATATTAAAATCATTGCAAATTTAATTAAAATACTTGTATTAAATTTCATGTTAAATGAACTGATAATATTGCAAGGCAGAAATATATAGATCAGAAGATCGGTAAGAAGTTTTTTTCCGTCACTTTTAATAATCCCTTTAATTCTAGCAACTGTCCCTGTTGCTATTAGGATAAATAAAATACATTGTAGATTTAAAATTTTAGTAATATCCAAAGACAATCAACCCCGTAAAAATTTTTTGAACTTCTTTCATTTTATCATTAAAAAAAATGATAATCAAGAAAAATACAAATGAATTTATTACAGGTAAATTGGTGGTTTTATAAAAGAAATAGTCTTTATAAAATATATATAATATAAATGGAATGAAAATATATAAAAATAATAATTAAATTAAAAAGCAGGTTTTTACACCTGCTTCAGTTTGGGGAAAGAATTTTTTATAAATGATAATTATCATTGATACACTTTTGACGAAATAGTTTTGAAAAAAGTTTAAAAAATTATAAAAATATTTATAAACGAAAAATGAGGACAGGGGGGTACCCATCCTCATCTTCAATTAGGGAAAGAATTTTATGAATCAATTATTATTACTTATACTTTTGACGAAGAATAAGTTAAAAAAGTTTAAAAGTTTTTATTTATTTTTTTATATTGTTTTACTTTTTCTGGAAAATATTTCTCTAAGATTTGGATATATATTCCTTTTTCATCAATTGATTCTAAAGCTTTATTTAAATTTTCTACTAATTGTTTATCAGCTTTTCTAACAGCAATAGCAGCGCCAGGATTTGTATCTACTACTATATCAATTTTTTTTATATTTTTTACAGATTGCAAGTATTTTTCTCCTGTCACATCAGCAATTATAACAGCATCAATTTTATTGTGTTCAAGATCCATAATAGCATTAGTCCAGCCATCATATAGTTTTGGTATTCCGCCTAGATCTTTTGCAAATTGCTCTTGGATAGTACCTATTTGAACTCCAATATGTTTCCCTTTTAAATCTTCTTTCTTATTATATAAACTATTTTTATTTACTAAAACTAAGTGATCACTTGAGTCAATTAACATATATGGCGTTGAAAAAGAAACTGCTTTTTCTCTTTCTGGTGTAGAAGACATACCAGCTATTACAGCATCAATTTTTTTCATTTGAAGAGCAGGCAAAAGTCCATCAAAACCCATATTAGTCCAAACAATTTCATACCCTAGTTCAGCTCCTAAAGCCTCCATAAGCTCTATATCAAATCCTTTAAGTTGTCCATTCTCTAAATATTCATAAGGGACAAATTCGGCATTTGTTCCTACATAAAGTTTTTTACCAAAAGCTATTGTTGAGATAAGCATTAATAAAGCAAGTAGATATTTTTTCATATTTCCTCCAATTATGATTTTATATTATCATTAAATTCCTCTTTAATTTTATTAAGAGTATTTTTATCAGTGTATATATCAAAAGCTGTAAGAGCCATAGCAATAGCAGCCTCTTTAATTCCTTTATATGCTTCAGGTTGAATAGTTGCATTAGCGAATTCAACACTATGCCCAGTTAGGTGTGAAGTGCATAGTGGAAAATAAGGGTGTATTGTAGGGCAGCAGTGACTGACATCTCCCATGTCAGTTGATCCAGATGGTTTGCTATCACGTATATCAGTTACTCCTAAAGACCTTAAATTTTTTTCATATAAATTAGAAAGCTCTTTGTTAGTTATAAGATCTGCAAAGCTTGTTTCATAATTTTCAATAACAAGTTGAGTTCCTGTAGCAATAGCAGCACCTTTAGCACAATTTTTTACCTTTGTAACAAGTTCTTTTAGATATTCAAGAGAGTTTGCCCTTACGTAAAAATTAGCTACAGCAAGATCTGGAATTATGTTAGCAGCTTTTCCGCCATTAGATATAATTCCGTGAATTCTAGCAGTTTCGTAAGTTTGTTGCCTTAAAGCATTGACAGAGTTAAAAAGTAAAATTACTCCATCTAGTGCATTAATTCCTTCATATGGATTACCAGCTGCATGTGCAGTTTTTCCTTTAAAAGTAAATTGTAGTGCTTCCATTGCTTGAGAGTGTCCACTTCTTTCGTGCATCTCACCAGTAGGGTGAGCAGCCATAGCAATATCAACATTATTGAATACACCTAAATTTGCCATTTCAACCTTTGCACCTGAAGTTTCCTCAGCTGGGGTTCCAATTATTAAAAGTTCTCCATTTATATCTTTCATCATGTCTTTTATAATAATAGCTGCTGCAATACTAGTAGTAGCAAAAGCATTGTGTCCACAGCCGTGTCCTATACCAGGTAAAGCATCATATTCAGCTAATATAGCAATAGTAGGACCAGAATTTCCAGATTTATACCTTCCCATAAATGCTGTAGGAATATTACAAAAGTTTTTAGTAACTTCAAATCCATGTTTTTTTAAACTATCTATAAGAATAGAGCAAGCTTTAAATTCTTGATGTCCAAGTTCCGGGTTGTTGTAAATAAATTCGTTGATACTCCTTAGTTCATCAAAATTATTATCAAAAATTGTTGAAAAGTGTCTAGTTAATTCGTTCATCTTTTTCCCCCTTATATATTTAAGTATAAAAAAAAGCCAACATAACACCTATGTGTTAGATTGGCTTTGATAACAAAAAATTATAACAATAAAACAAAAAATAAAATTTTAAAGTTAGTCCCAATAAAAACAAGGCATATGAAAAGATAAGGTATTTAATTGAATTTTGTTCCTTAGCTTTCCGTTCCTTAGTAACATGGCAACCTCCCTTTATAATATATTGATATATGTATAACACAAAAAAATATAAAAGTCAATAAGTTTTAGAACAGTAAATAATATACGAAATTAGTAAAAAAAGATTATTTTTGAGAAAAAGCCTCTACTTTCATTTACAAAACCTCCTAAAATATGGTATATTATAAAACAAAGTATAAAAAATAATAACAAAAAAGGGGTATAAAGATGGCAAAATTAAAAAGTGTAATTACAGCATATAAAGCACAAGTTAATCCGCAAATGAATGGAGTAGTTGATATATTTGGTTCTTTTGACAATTTAATTCAACCTATGTTTCCATTTGCAATGCCTAACCTTTCAATAGTTATGACTATGGAAGAGTTAGAAAGACCTACTATGTTTGAAGTAAGAATAAATGCACCTGATGATACATTAATCACTAAAGGTGAATTTGGTGTAATGCTTGATCCATTTGGTGTAGGTAAAAAAATACTAGATCTTGAGCAATTTGTTGTTGCCGAAAGAGGAAAATATACAATGGATATTTTTGAAAAAGTAGCAGAGGACAAAGTTAAATTTATTACAACAACAGATCTTTTTATAGCTGATTATCCACCTCAAAGAAGATTTTCAGATGAAGAAAAGGCTAAAATATTAGGTACTGAAGGAGTTATAAAAAGTGTAAGAACTGAATTTAAAGCTACTCCTGAATCAGAACCTATAAAAATTCAAGTTAATTTAGATAAGAATGCACCTATAGATGAAGGATATATGGCTATTCCTGAAAATGATAGAATAACAATAGATGATAAAATTCTTGACTTAACAGGAGTAAGAAGACAAATTGAATGGATGTTTGGTGGACCATTACCTGAGAAAAAAGAAAATGATCAAACTGCTGAACAACCTAAGGAAATTAAGGAAAGTCAAGAAGAAAAGTAAGAAAAAAACTTGACATAAAAGGAAAAACCTAATATAATAGTAAGGTATATTAAGCCTTTCCCACAAAGGACCGTTGCGTTATATTAGCACAATATAACATAATTAGGAGGAAAATTTAAAGTGAAAAAGTATACTTTTATGCAAAGAAAAGAAGATGTTGTCAGAGAATGGCATCATTATGATGCTGAAGGGCAAGTTTTAGGAAAATTAGCAACTGAAATTGCTAAAAAATTAATGGGTAAAGAGAAAATAACTTTTACTCCACACATTGATGGAGGAGATTTCGTAGTAGTTACTAATGCATCTAAAATAGTAGTTACTGGTAACAAGTTAAACGATAAAAAATACTACAATCACTCAGGATTCCCTGGAGGAATAAGAGTAAGAACTGCGGGAGAAATCCTTGAGAAAAAACCAGAAGAACTATTAATGCTAGCTGTTAGAAGAATGCTTCCAAAAAATAAATTAGGAAAGCAACAATTAACTAGATTAAGAGTATTTGCTGGGGCTGAACATGCACATACAGCACAAAAACCAGTAAAGGTAGAATTTTAATAGGGGGTAAATGACAGTGGCTGAAATGATTCAATATAGAGGAACTGGTAGAAGAAAAACTTCTGTAGCAAGAGTAAGATTAATTCCTGGAGCATCAGGAGTAGAAATAAATGGTAAAACTATGGCTGAATACTTCGGAGGAAGAGATATTCTTTCTAAAATAGTTGAACAACCATTAGCATTAACTGAAACTTTAGATAAATTCCAAGTTAAAGTAAATGTAATCGGTGGAGGAAATGCAGGTCAAGCAGGAGCTATAAGACACGGAATAGCAAGAGCTTTACTATTAGCTGATGAAACTTTAAAAGAAGCTTTAAAAGAAGCTGGATTCTTAACTAGAGACTCAAGAATGGTTGAAAGAAAGAAATACGGAAGAAGAAAAGCAAGAAGAAGTCCTCAATTCTCAAAAAGATAATTGGTTGGATTTTACGAAAGCTCACAGACTCAGGTCTGTGGGCTTTTTTTATTGTATAAAGGAAAACCACTTGCTTTGCGAGTGGTTCCAAAAAGCCGGAAGGCTATGCGTATACAAAAAAATCTCCTTTGAGTATAATAAATTAGGTTTGCCGACTAATAAAAATACTCAAAGGAGGTTCATAATGAACAATGATAGTTTAGCACATACAAAATGGGATTGTAAATACCATATAGTATTTACACCTAAAATAGCAGTTTCAACTTTTATGGGGTATTTAAAAGGAAAAAGTTCATTAATGATTTTAGATAGGCATGCAAATTTAAAATATAAATATGGAAATAGAAATTTTTGGTGTAGGGGTCACTATGTAGATACAGTAGGTAAGAATAAAGAAAGGATCGCTGAAAGTAAGAAATAAAACGTACAGTGATGGGAAGGCAGACTCAATTGTAGGGGTTAAGCTCAAGATAGTGCCTAGAGTAAGAGCAAACAAACTACCATTTCAAGTGGGAGTTTATGAATAGATATTATATGATTTGTAGAATTTCTAAAAAGATTATATTTTTACAAATTGAATATAGAAGAGTTTCTGGTAATTGTGATTATACTACAATTAATTATTTTTCTGTAGGTATAATGTAAAACTCCATTTTGTCTTTTATCATTATTATGAAAATGTCATAATGTTAATAGTTATATTTAAAGAAAAACTATGGAAATGGAAATAATACAAAAAACCAAGTGTAACAGAGGTGCTATAATATGAATAATAATATCCAAGTATGAGAATCAAGGAATAAAGAAAATGAAAGGAAGATATAAATAAAAAGATTGAATTAGCAGATCTTTTTACTTTAAATCATGTAAAGGTGAAATTTAAGTAAAAATATATATACGAGTAGTTCACGATGTGAGTAAGAAATGAAAAAATTAAAAGAGTATTATTTATTTTAACTTTGATAATTCAAAGAACTTAGATATATTTTTTGAAAATGAAAGATTTGTCCAATCTGATGAAATACAAGATAATGAAAAATTATTAAAATCTTTTAAGTATTTGTATAGTAAAAAAAGTTATCTAAAAAATAGAATATACTTTTAATAGTAATAAGAATTTTTTATATAATAAAGTTATGTAATGTATAATAAATATTTTTTTAGGGTGGAATATGGAAAAATTAAAAGATGATATGATAAAAAAATAAATTTAATTGTGAAAAGTAAAAAAAATATAACATACTCTCTATAAAGTAAAATAGAAGAATTATTGAGAAATTATAGTTTGGTAGTATTAAAAGGGATAGAACTAAAAGGAGTATATTCTAAGATAATAGATTTAATAAATAAAGACTCGAAAATACAGTACTATTATGAAAATATTTTTAGTCAAAAAAGAAGAATTATTTATTACGATGAGTATTTAATTTTAAAGGAGCTAATAAAAAGAAGTAATAATAATAAAATAGCAGTATTGGATAATAATTTGTATATAAATTATTATCCTCTAATATCTGAAATTAATAATGAGATATTAGAAATTTTGATAAATAATGATATTGAAGAAAAGGAAGTTGAGTATTGTGAAAAAAGAATGTTAAATAAAGATATAGGAATATATACAACGGTTTTTTCTTCAGTTATTAAAATAAATAATCAATACTATTGCATATATAATGACGATATAGATGAATATACTAGCGTTGAAGAAATACAAGAAGATTGCTTTAAGTTATATAATCAAAATATATCCGATTTTGAAAAAAGTTCAAATAAAAATTATAAAATATTTGAAATAACTGAAGAAATAGATTATCTTACTTTTTTACAAAAAAGTAAGTCAATAGAAGAAAATATTTATTTAGATATTAGTTGGAATAAGGAAATAGTAGAACAGAAAATTAAATTATTAAATACTATTTATGGTTTAAGATTTGAAATATATTAAAAAAAAATAATTTTCGTCAATATGCTGAGATTTATAGTATTTTAAAAAAATATTGGGGATTTAATTCCTTTAGAAAAATATCATTATACAATACCGATAAAATAGAAAAAGGAATAAAAGAAATTTATAGTTTATCACAAGAAAATATTATAAAAACTATCATACATGAAAGTGAAAATGCATATAAAACTTATGGAAGAGATATTTTTGTTACCGCACCTACAGGAGCAGGTAAATCAGTAATGTTTCAAATTCCTGCTATATATTTAACGGAGAAATATGATGGTGTAGTTATAGTAATCTCTCCACTTATTGGGTTTATGAAAGATCAGGTAAATAGTTTAAAAAACAAAGGATATCAATATGTAAGAACTTTAAATTCAGAGATATCTTTAACAGAAAAAATGAAATTTTGGAAGAAATAAAAAATGGAACTTGTAGGATATTATATATATATATCCTGAAACGTTAATAGGAAATTCTATGTTAGATTCAATCTTATCAAATGATAAAAAATTGGCGCTATTAGTAATAGATGAAGCCCATATTGTTACTACTTGGGGGAAACAGTTTAGACCAGATTATTGGTATTTAGGAGATTATATAACAAAAATAAGAAAAAAGTATCAAAAACAAGATGGAAATTCTTTTATTATTGCAACATTTACAGCTA from Fusobacterium hominis includes the following:
- a CDS encoding GspE/PulE family protein; this translates as MNNSSKKLKNIFKELHISTSTNSIKSQDIKIENSLNSNNPIVVKGLSAIILQGVKLKASDIHIEPLQKKTRVRYRIDGILYTKESFDISLHTSFISRLKIISHLDITEHKTPQDGKFKFQIEDKTIDFRVSIVPLITGEKAVIRILNKEIVNFELEHLGFSPSEYNKILKLIYRQNGIILSSGPTGSGKTSLIYSILKKLNNPSVNISTVEDPVEYEIEGINQVQFIKNSLDFSTILKSYLRQDPDILMIGEIRDYETAEIAVKAALTGHLVLSTIHTNDSISGIYRLLNIGIKPYMISASVTGIIAQRLLRKLCPKCKILDPLWEGKLSFLGINPSDLKDDKFYTKKGCEFCNNSGYIGRIPIFEILILDDYIKTMIDKKENTQEIKNYCKMQNMRTLLEIAIEKAKNGITSLDEIIRQC
- the smpB gene encoding SsrA-binding protein SmpB, which produces MILARNKKAFFDYFIEDKVEAGIELVGSEVKSAKAGRLSIKEAFVRIINGEIFIMGMSIVPWNFGSVYNPEERRVRKLLLHKKEISKLHEKVSQKGYTIVPIDVHLSKGYVKITIAVAKGKKNYDKREAIAKRETERKIDRLVKYN
- a CDS encoding AEC family transporter, whose amino-acid sequence is MDITKILNLQCILFILIATGTVARIKGIIKSDGKKLLTDLLIYIFLPCNIISSFNMKFNTSILIKFAMILIFATLTQIVCMILSKYAFRDVEERKRKVLEYATICSNAAFLGLPIVDEIFGLEGVMYASIAMVPQRIVMWSSGISCFTKKDSFGKVFKRVALHPCIVAVYIGILKMFLPFDIPGPINYSIKTIGGCTLTTSMILIGTMLGEMSNIRSIFSKLLLKYTVIRLIIIPFFSMIICSLARLDPLSVSVIAILSGMPAGSTTAILASKYDGDYIFASKVIIFSTVLSILTIPMWSVIFKSYICK
- a CDS encoding transporter substrate-binding domain-containing protein — translated: MKKYLLALLMLISTIAFGKKLYVGTNAEFVPYEYLENGQLKGFDIELMEALGAELGYEIVWTNMGFDGLLPALQMKKIDAVIAGMSSTPEREKAVSFSTPYMLIDSSDHLVLVNKNSLYNKKEDLKGKHIGVQIGTIQEQFAKDLGGIPKLYDGWTNAIMDLEHNKIDAVIIADVTGEKYLQSVKNIKKIDIVVDTNPGAAIAVRKADKQLVENLNKALESIDEKGIYIQILEKYFPEKVKQYKKINKNF
- a CDS encoding M20 family metallopeptidase, whose translation is MNELTRHFSTIFDNNFDELRSINEFIYNNPELGHQEFKACSILIDSLKKHGFEVTKNFCNIPTAFMGRYKSGNSGPTIAILAEYDALPGIGHGCGHNAFATTSIAAAIIIKDMMKDINGELLIIGTPAEETSGAKVEMANLGVFNNVDIAMAAHPTGEMHERSGHSQAMEALQFTFKGKTAHAAGNPYEGINALDGVILLFNSVNALRQQTYETARIHGIISNGGKAANIIPDLAVANFYVRANSLEYLKELVTKVKNCAKGAAIATGTQLVIENYETSFADLITNKELSNLYEKNLRSLGVTDIRDSKPSGSTDMGDVSHCCPTIHPYFPLCTSHLTGHSVEFANATIQPEAYKGIKEAAIAMALTAFDIYTDKNTLNKIKEEFNDNIKS
- a CDS encoding DUF6941 family protein; this translates as MAKLKSVITAYKAQVNPQMNGVVDIFGSFDNLIQPMFPFAMPNLSIVMTMEELERPTMFEVRINAPDDTLITKGEFGVMLDPFGVGKKILDLEQFVVAERGKYTMDIFEKVAEDKVKFITTTDLFIADYPPQRRFSDEEKAKILGTEGVIKSVRTEFKATPESEPIKIQVNLDKNAPIDEGYMAIPENDRITIDDKILDLTGVRRQIEWMFGGPLPEKKENDQTAEQPKEIKESQEEK
- the rplM gene encoding 50S ribosomal protein L13; amino-acid sequence: MKKYTFMQRKEDVVREWHHYDAEGQVLGKLATEIAKKLMGKEKITFTPHIDGGDFVVVTNASKIVVTGNKLNDKKYYNHSGFPGGIRVRTAGEILEKKPEELLMLAVRRMLPKNKLGKQQLTRLRVFAGAEHAHTAQKPVKVEF
- the rpsI gene encoding 30S ribosomal protein S9, with the translated sequence MAEMIQYRGTGRRKTSVARVRLIPGASGVEINGKTMAEYFGGRDILSKIVEQPLALTETLDKFQVKVNVIGGGNAGQAGAIRHGIARALLLADETLKEALKEAGFLTRDSRMVERKKYGRRKARRSPQFSKR
- a CDS encoding DEAD/DEAH box helicase, with the protein product MFVTAPTGAGKSVMFQIPAIYLTEKYDGVVIVISPLIGFMKDQVNSLKNKGYQYVRTLNSEISLTEKMKFWKK